One Egicoccus halophilus genomic region harbors:
- the hemB gene encoding porphobilinogen synthase, whose protein sequence is MPFPETRLRRLRRTPALRRAFAETRIDPAGLVLPIFVKDGVEGEVPISSMPGVAQHDVDSALALARRAADVGVGGVILFGIPATKDADGTGGWDPQGPVPRAARAMKDALGDDLVVWADVCQCEYTDHGHCGPLDARGQVVNDAAVEAYVRDALTYADAGIDVVAPSGMMDGQVAAIRAGLDAGGFGEVVVVAYAAKYASAFYGPFREAAESTMVDGDRAGHQMDPANRREALLELAADVDEGADVLMVKPALAYLDVIADARVSFDVPVAAYQVSGEYAMLHAAAERGWLDGPRAMREAVVSIRRAGADLVLTYAAVELATTADA, encoded by the coding sequence GTGCCCTTCCCCGAGACCCGCCTGCGTCGCCTGCGCCGCACGCCCGCGCTGCGGCGCGCCTTCGCCGAGACCCGGATCGACCCCGCCGGGCTGGTCCTGCCGATCTTCGTCAAGGACGGGGTCGAGGGGGAGGTGCCGATCTCCTCGATGCCCGGCGTCGCGCAGCACGACGTCGACTCGGCGCTCGCGCTCGCCCGGCGGGCCGCCGACGTCGGCGTCGGCGGGGTGATCCTGTTCGGCATCCCCGCCACCAAGGACGCCGACGGCACCGGCGGGTGGGACCCGCAGGGGCCGGTGCCCCGGGCGGCGCGGGCGATGAAGGACGCCCTGGGTGACGACCTGGTCGTGTGGGCCGACGTCTGCCAGTGCGAGTACACCGACCACGGCCACTGCGGCCCGCTCGACGCGCGCGGTCAGGTCGTCAACGACGCCGCCGTCGAGGCCTACGTCCGCGACGCCCTGACCTACGCCGACGCCGGCATCGACGTCGTCGCGCCCTCGGGGATGATGGACGGGCAGGTCGCCGCGATCCGCGCCGGGCTCGATGCCGGCGGCTTCGGTGAGGTGGTGGTCGTCGCCTACGCGGCCAAGTACGCCTCGGCGTTCTACGGCCCGTTCCGCGAGGCGGCCGAGTCGACCATGGTCGACGGCGACCGGGCCGGTCACCAGATGGACCCCGCGAACCGGCGCGAGGCGCTGCTCGAGCTCGCCGCCGACGTCGACGAGGGCGCCGACGTGCTGATGGTCAAGCCCGCGCTGGCCTATCTCGACGTCATCGCCGACGCCCGGGTGTCCTTCGACGTGCCGGTGGCCGCCTACCAGGTGTCGGGGGAGTACGCGATGCTGCACGCCGCCGCCGAGCGCGGCTGGCTGGACGGCCCCCGCGCCATGCGCGAGGCGGTGGTCTCGATCCGCCGCGCCGGCGCGGACCTGGTGCTGACCTATGCCGCGGTCGAGCTCGCCACCACCGCGGACGCCTGA
- a CDS encoding glycerophosphodiester phosphodiesterase family protein: protein MEPSAPDWLRQVPLAHRGLHGPQVPENSLAAFRAAAAADYGVELDVMLAGDGTPVVVHDAVLTRLTGDGRRVGELDLATLRTLRLRDGDGAVTDETVPTLPEALAALDGHPAMVEVKSVRLRAGRLERAVAEVLDAHDGPACVASFNPATVGFFTRRRPALTRVLTATAAEDQRLPAVVRRRLAQLRDAATVRPHAISYDLAGLPNAATDAWRAAGGTLVTWTVADADDLARARALADNVIFEHVRP from the coding sequence ATGGAGCCGTCGGCACCCGACTGGCTGCGGCAGGTCCCGCTGGCCCACCGCGGCCTGCACGGGCCGCAGGTGCCGGAGAACTCGCTGGCGGCGTTCCGGGCCGCGGCGGCCGCCGACTACGGCGTCGAGCTCGACGTGATGCTCGCGGGCGACGGTACGCCGGTGGTCGTCCACGACGCGGTGCTCACGCGCCTCACCGGCGACGGTCGCCGGGTCGGTGAGCTCGACCTCGCCACGTTGCGGACCCTGCGCCTGCGCGACGGCGACGGCGCGGTCACCGACGAGACCGTGCCGACCCTGCCCGAGGCACTCGCGGCGCTCGACGGTCACCCGGCGATGGTGGAGGTCAAGTCGGTGCGGTTGCGCGCCGGGCGGCTCGAGCGCGCGGTCGCCGAGGTCCTCGACGCCCACGACGGTCCGGCGTGCGTGGCGAGCTTCAACCCGGCCACGGTCGGCTTCTTCACCCGTCGCCGGCCCGCCCTGACCCGGGTGCTCACCGCCACCGCGGCCGAGGACCAGCGGTTGCCCGCGGTCGTGCGCCGCCGCCTGGCGCAGCTGCGCGACGCCGCCACCGTCCGTCCGCACGCCATCTCCTACGACCTCGCCGGACTGCCCAACGCCGCCACCGACGCCTGGCGGGCCGCCGGCGGCACGCTGGTGACCTGGACGGTGGCGGACGCCGACGACCTCGCCCGGGCCCGGGCGCTGGCCGACAACGTCATCTTCGAGCACGTCCGTCCCTGA
- the hemL gene encoding glutamate-1-semialdehyde 2,1-aminomutase — MDTEISARLFERARAVIPGGVNSPVRAFDSVGGTPRFIARGEGAELVDADGNRYLDLVNSWGPLLFGHVPAEVREAAVDAIGRGSSFGAPTEGEIALAEAIVDAVPSVDKVRLVNSGTEAGMSAIRLARGATGRRKLLKFVGHYHGHSDALLVAAGSGVATLGIPGSPGVTDGAAEDTVLVPWNDRDAVAEAVQVHGHDLAAILCEPVPANMNLVAPEDGFLAFLRAQADASGAVLVFDEVISGFRVARGGAQQLHGVTPELTVLGKIVGGGFPLAAFGGRAELMDALAPAGPVYQAGTLSGNPVAVAAGLAQLRLLTDDVYARLGVVTDGLVDGLRTAFDAAGVPAQVLRHATLAGVLFAETAPRRYEDVAAADHARYARFFHGMLERGVYLAPSGYEVIFPSTALSDAHVERIVTAADEVARML; from the coding sequence ATGGACACCGAGATCTCCGCGCGCCTGTTCGAGCGCGCCCGCGCCGTCATCCCGGGTGGGGTGAACTCCCCGGTCCGGGCCTTCGACAGCGTCGGGGGCACCCCGCGGTTCATCGCCCGCGGCGAGGGCGCCGAGCTGGTCGACGCCGACGGCAACCGCTACCTCGACCTGGTGAACTCCTGGGGGCCGCTGCTGTTCGGCCACGTGCCCGCCGAGGTGCGCGAGGCGGCCGTGGACGCCATCGGCCGTGGCTCGTCGTTCGGCGCCCCCACCGAGGGCGAGATCGCGCTCGCCGAGGCGATCGTCGACGCCGTTCCCTCGGTCGACAAGGTGCGCCTGGTCAACTCCGGCACCGAGGCCGGCATGTCCGCCATCCGGCTCGCGCGCGGCGCCACGGGCCGACGCAAGCTGCTGAAGTTCGTCGGGCACTACCACGGGCACTCCGACGCGCTGCTGGTCGCCGCGGGATCCGGGGTCGCCACCCTCGGCATCCCCGGCAGCCCCGGGGTCACCGACGGCGCCGCCGAGGACACCGTGCTGGTGCCGTGGAACGACCGCGACGCGGTGGCCGAGGCGGTGCAGGTCCACGGCCACGACCTCGCCGCCATCCTGTGCGAGCCGGTGCCGGCGAACATGAACCTGGTGGCGCCCGAGGACGGCTTCCTCGCCTTCCTGCGCGCGCAGGCCGACGCCAGCGGCGCGGTCCTGGTGTTCGACGAGGTCATCAGCGGCTTCCGCGTCGCCCGCGGTGGCGCCCAGCAACTGCACGGGGTGACGCCCGAACTCACCGTGCTCGGCAAGATCGTCGGTGGCGGCTTCCCGCTGGCGGCCTTCGGTGGCCGCGCCGAGCTGATGGACGCCCTCGCCCCCGCCGGGCCCGTCTACCAGGCCGGCACCCTGTCGGGGAACCCGGTGGCCGTCGCGGCCGGCCTCGCGCAGCTGCGCCTGCTGACCGACGACGTCTATGCCCGGCTCGGCGTGGTGACCGACGGGCTCGTCGACGGGCTGCGGACCGCCTTCGACGCCGCCGGCGTGCCGGCACAGGTGCTGCGGCACGCGACGCTGGCCGGCGTGCTGTTCGCCGAGACCGCGCCACGCCGCTACGAGGACGTCGCCGCCGCCGACCATGCCCGCTACGCCCGGTTCTTCCACGGCATGCTCGAGCGCGGCGTCTACCTGGCCCCGTCGGGCTACGAGGTGATCTTCCCCTCCACGGCGTTGTCCGACGCCCACGTCGAACGGATCGTCACGGCCGCCGACGAGGTGGCGCGCATGCTGTGA